One window of the Romeriopsis navalis LEGE 11480 genome contains the following:
- a CDS encoding alpha/beta hydrolase, with translation MLWMMQLLVILLGAISQGVGCWREDRQAQLGQFVDVNGRQLHLVVRGHADPMQPTIVLDHSLGGVEGYFLIDQLSRLSRTCISDRAGYGWSQRSAKRRTSAQIVQELDTALTEAGLEPPYLLIGDSFGSYNMRLYAHTFPDKVCGLILTDGLHESGMLNMSPLLRGLQAFFISGFLVAILGSTIGAIRLLRWLGLFYWLKPELRQFPQWAFDAATRSFCRPQHWWTMTQELFWMDQSGQELADANDLGDLPIVDIPAASFFIPAWWTRLIPLGRANALRDQMHEKLMQLSTNCKQIAAPESGHFVWIDQPAVMLEAVKWVLEQQNQRD, from the coding sequence ATGCTTTGGATGATGCAGCTGCTAGTGATACTGCTTGGAGCGATTTCGCAGGGTGTTGGCTGTTGGCGTGAAGATCGTCAGGCGCAACTCGGTCAATTCGTGGATGTGAATGGCCGTCAATTGCATTTAGTTGTGCGGGGTCACGCTGATCCAATGCAGCCAACGATCGTGCTTGACCATAGCCTGGGTGGGGTTGAAGGATATTTTTTAATCGATCAATTGTCCCGGCTCAGCCGCACTTGTATTAGCGATCGGGCCGGTTATGGCTGGAGTCAACGGTCGGCGAAAAGGCGCACCAGTGCTCAGATTGTCCAAGAACTCGATACGGCCTTGACCGAGGCCGGTCTAGAGCCGCCCTATTTACTGATTGGTGATTCCTTCGGCAGCTACAACATGCGGCTGTATGCCCACACATTTCCTGACAAGGTCTGTGGCCTGATTTTGACGGATGGGCTGCATGAATCAGGCATGTTAAATATGTCACCCCTGCTGCGGGGTTTACAGGCATTCTTTATCTCTGGGTTTCTCGTGGCGATTCTCGGCAGCACGATCGGGGCCATCCGTTTGCTGCGCTGGCTCGGGTTGTTTTACTGGCTGAAACCGGAGTTGCGCCAGTTTCCCCAATGGGCCTTTGATGCAGCGACGCGATCGTTCTGTCGACCGCAGCATTGGTGGACCATGACCCAGGAATTATTCTGGATGGACCAAAGTGGCCAAGAACTTGCCGACGCGAATGACTTGGGTGACTTGCCGATCGTCGATATCCCCGCCGCATCGTTTTTTATCCCTGCCTGGTGGACACGTTTAATTCCGTTAGGCCGGGCCAATGCCCTGCGTGACCAAATGCATGAAAAACTGATGCAGCTTTCCACCAATTGCAAGCAGATTGCGGCTCCTGAGAGTGGTCATTTTGTCTGGATTGACCAACCGGCAGTGATGCTGGAGGCAGTGAAGTGGGTGTTGGAACAGCAGAATCAACGTGATTAG
- a CDS encoding GTP-binding protein, which yields MPEPHDQSSDQTNALSAETRALFDSFDEALMDFDEIQEELNYRQAQSSIRDMIAKLDLSPRERDGLEGAITGLEAMQRKLEESVIHIAAFGMVGRGKSSLLNALLGQKVFEAGAVHGVTRSYHVANWEIDPQEFTDPNHPILQAALPSAEKSTIQLIDTPGIDEVGGEARELLAKEVAEQSDLLLFIVSGDITKVEYKALAQLRDIGKPIVLVFNKIDQYPDADRESVYLKIRDERVKELVSPDEVVMASAAPLSPQATRQPDGRITVKMIPGVPQIDDLKLKILEILHREGKSLVALNSMLYADDVNEQVVKRKMSIREEQANKTIWNAVMTKAIAVAVNPISVLDLVSSAAIDVAMIVTLSKLYGIEMTQKGATDLLKSIGLAMGGMTAGELIATFGLGSLKGLLGVSAPATGGLSLVPYISVAITQAGVAGVASYGIGQVAKVYLANGASWGPGGPKEVVSNILETLDEDSILSRIKGELRSKIDWQKQGKQEEAE from the coding sequence ATGCCGGAACCGCACGATCAGTCTAGCGATCAAACCAACGCTCTTTCCGCCGAAACTCGGGCGCTCTTCGATAGCTTTGACGAAGCGCTGATGGACTTTGACGAGATCCAGGAAGAACTCAACTACCGTCAGGCCCAAAGCAGTATTCGCGACATGATCGCCAAGTTGGATTTGAGTCCGCGGGAGCGCGACGGTCTTGAAGGGGCGATCACTGGCCTGGAGGCAATGCAGCGCAAGCTGGAAGAATCGGTGATCCACATTGCCGCCTTTGGCATGGTGGGTCGAGGTAAGTCTTCCCTGCTAAATGCGTTGCTGGGCCAAAAGGTGTTTGAAGCCGGTGCGGTGCATGGGGTGACGCGTTCTTACCATGTGGCCAACTGGGAAATCGATCCGCAGGAATTTACTGACCCCAACCATCCCATTCTCCAAGCGGCGCTCCCCAGTGCGGAGAAAAGCACGATTCAGCTGATTGATACACCGGGAATTGATGAAGTCGGTGGGGAAGCACGGGAATTGTTAGCTAAAGAAGTGGCGGAGCAATCAGACCTGCTGCTGTTTATCGTTTCCGGTGATATTACGAAAGTGGAATATAAAGCCTTGGCCCAGTTGCGCGATATCGGCAAGCCGATCGTCTTGGTATTTAACAAAATTGATCAGTACCCGGATGCCGATCGTGAAAGCGTTTACTTAAAAATTCGCGATGAGCGAGTCAAAGAACTTGTGTCCCCCGATGAAGTGGTGATGGCTTCCGCTGCGCCGCTGAGTCCCCAAGCCACTCGCCAGCCCGATGGCCGGATTACCGTCAAGATGATTCCGGGCGTGCCGCAGATTGACGATCTGAAACTCAAGATTTTGGAGATTCTACATCGTGAAGGCAAGTCCCTCGTCGCGCTCAACTCGATGCTATATGCCGATGACGTGAATGAGCAGGTCGTCAAACGCAAGATGTCCATCCGTGAGGAGCAAGCGAATAAGACGATCTGGAACGCGGTGATGACCAAAGCGATCGCCGTTGCCGTGAATCCCATCAGTGTGCTCGATTTGGTCAGTAGTGCGGCGATCGATGTGGCGATGATCGTCACCCTCTCCAAGCTCTACGGGATCGAAATGACCCAAAAAGGCGCAACGGATCTACTGAAAAGTATCGGTCTCGCCATGGGGGGGATGACCGCTGGGGAGTTGATTGCCACCTTTGGTTTAGGTTCACTCAAAGGCTTATTGGGAGTCAGTGCCCCCGCCACGGGTGGATTATCGCTAGTGCCGTATATTTCAGTCGCAATTACCCAAGCGGGCGTCGCGGGGGTGGCCTCCTATGGAATTGGCCAAGTCGCCAAAGTCTATCTCGCCAATGGGGCCTCCTGGGGACCAGGGGGGCCAAAGGAAGTTGTGAGTAATATTCTGGAGACTCTCGATGAAGACTCCATCCTGAGTCGGATTAAAGGGGAGCTACGATCGAAAATCGACTGGCAAAAACAGGGCAAACAAGAAGAAGCGGAATAA
- a CDS encoding SDR family oxidoreductase, whose translation MINKLQNQVALVTGASSGIGAGVAVALGAAGAKVVVNYARSSKGADAVVSEIQANGGEAIAVQADVSQEEQVLRLFEQMYAAYGTIDILVNNAGLQKDAAFVEMTLADWNKVIEVNLTGQFLCAREAAKEFLRRGVVPEKSCSAGKIICMSSVHEVIPWAKHANYAASKGGVMLLMQTMAQELAPAKIRVNNIGPGAIKTPINTDAWATPEAEAELLELIPYNRVGLPVDIGKAAVWLASDDSEYVTGTTLFVDGGMTLYPGFATGG comes from the coding sequence ATGATTAATAAACTGCAAAATCAAGTGGCTTTGGTTACTGGGGCAAGTTCCGGGATTGGTGCGGGTGTGGCGGTGGCCCTGGGTGCCGCTGGGGCTAAAGTGGTGGTGAATTATGCCCGCAGCTCGAAAGGAGCCGATGCGGTAGTCAGCGAGATCCAAGCGAATGGGGGCGAGGCGATCGCCGTGCAAGCCGATGTGAGTCAGGAAGAGCAAGTCCTGAGACTATTTGAGCAGATGTATGCGGCTTATGGCACGATCGACATCCTGGTAAATAATGCCGGACTCCAAAAAGATGCTGCCTTTGTCGAGATGACTCTGGCGGACTGGAATAAAGTGATTGAGGTGAATCTGACGGGGCAATTTCTCTGTGCCCGTGAAGCAGCAAAGGAGTTTCTGCGGCGTGGTGTGGTGCCCGAAAAATCCTGCTCGGCGGGCAAGATTATTTGTATGAGTTCGGTGCATGAAGTCATTCCCTGGGCCAAACATGCCAACTATGCGGCCTCTAAAGGTGGTGTGATGCTATTGATGCAGACCATGGCTCAAGAACTGGCTCCGGCAAAAATTCGGGTCAATAATATCGGGCCAGGGGCGATCAAAACGCCGATCAACACTGATGCCTGGGCAACGCCGGAAGCGGAAGCCGAACTACTCGAACTAATTCCTTATAACCGAGTGGGACTGCCAGTCGATATCGGCAAAGCGGCAGTATGGCTAGCATCCGATGACTCGGAGTATGTGACCGGAACAACCCTATTTGTCGATGGGGGCATGACCCTGTATCCCGGCTTTGCCACTGGTGGTTAG
- a CDS encoding glycoside hydrolase family 13 protein: MSSDIAPVPEQVPGQISEHWWKSGVIYQIYPLTFADGNGDGTGDLPGIIQRLDYLNDGNPDSQTSLGVDAIWLSPINKSPMVDNGYDISDYKSIYPTFGTLDDFDTLMSKAHQRGIKVILDLVVNHTSNQHNWFTESRSSQDNPKADWYLWQDPPTDRDLPNNWLSYFGGTGWTYCPRRQQYYFHTFNENQPDLNWQNPAVRAAIYDIVRFWLDRGVDGFRLDASSVYSKDPDFRDNPMKYGASDKNAYNNYHHLYDKNLPENHQIIKEIRAVMDEYGDRVLIGETFIDSRLYDSTIFHGVNNDELHLPLTFEFPFSPWYPGYIQREIEKKEFTTPQQAWPIYFLDNHDIPRHLSRWIACSLCTDSTKVAKAAATLLLTLRGTPVLYYGQELGMVDNVDIPIDKLQDKAVVASETEETPPARDGARTPMQWDRSAHAGFSFGQEVEPWLPVHQNYGELNVESALADNRSILNFHRQLIKVRNQHEALRIGQWRSLIHYPHEHLVYVRETATETILVLINFGHEQACTIDVAIAPEDWTVLLSTVHQTGECMTLPDVLQAFEISILKQA, encoded by the coding sequence ATGTCTAGCGATATCGCCCCAGTCCCAGAGCAAGTCCCAGGGCAAATCTCAGAGCACTGGTGGAAAAGTGGCGTCATTTATCAGATTTATCCGCTGACTTTTGCAGATGGCAACGGGGATGGAACGGGAGACTTGCCAGGAATTATTCAACGCTTGGATTATTTGAATGATGGCAATCCTGATAGCCAAACCAGCTTAGGCGTTGATGCAATTTGGCTATCGCCGATTAACAAATCACCCATGGTCGACAATGGCTATGACATCAGTGACTACAAAAGTATCTACCCCACGTTTGGGACATTAGATGACTTCGACACCCTCATGTCCAAAGCCCACCAGCGCGGCATCAAAGTCATCTTGGACTTGGTGGTGAACCATACCTCCAATCAACATAACTGGTTTACCGAGTCGCGCTCCAGCCAGGATAATCCCAAAGCCGATTGGTATTTATGGCAAGATCCACCCACCGATCGTGACCTACCAAATAATTGGTTATCGTACTTTGGTGGGACGGGTTGGACCTATTGCCCAAGGCGTCAGCAGTATTACTTCCACACCTTTAATGAAAACCAACCCGATCTAAACTGGCAAAATCCAGCGGTCCGAGCTGCCATTTATGACATTGTGCGATTTTGGCTCGATCGTGGCGTCGATGGATTTCGGTTGGATGCCTCGAGTGTATACAGCAAAGATCCCGACTTTCGCGACAATCCGATGAAGTATGGCGCGTCGGATAAAAATGCCTATAACAATTACCACCATCTGTACGACAAAAACCTCCCCGAGAACCATCAAATTATCAAAGAAATTCGGGCCGTGATGGATGAATATGGCGATCGGGTGTTAATTGGCGAAACCTTTATTGACAGTCGGCTCTATGATTCAACAATTTTTCATGGCGTCAATAATGATGAGTTGCATCTGCCATTGACCTTTGAGTTTCCCTTTAGCCCTTGGTATCCCGGCTATATCCAACGCGAAATCGAGAAGAAAGAATTCACCACACCCCAGCAAGCCTGGCCGATCTACTTTTTAGACAATCACGATATTCCGCGCCACTTGTCCCGTTGGATTGCCTGTAGTTTATGTACAGATTCGACCAAAGTAGCGAAAGCGGCGGCGACCTTATTACTCACCCTGCGCGGCACGCCAGTGCTTTACTACGGCCAGGAATTGGGCATGGTCGATAATGTCGATATTCCGATCGATAAGCTACAAGATAAAGCCGTTGTCGCCAGTGAGACGGAGGAAACACCACCGGCCCGTGATGGTGCCCGCACGCCAATGCAGTGGGACCGTTCGGCCCATGCGGGATTTAGCTTTGGGCAGGAGGTTGAGCCGTGGCTCCCCGTCCACCAAAACTATGGGGAGCTGAATGTGGAATCAGCCCTCGCAGACAACAGATCAATCTTGAATTTTCATCGTCAGTTGATCAAAGTTCGGAATCAACATGAGGCATTGCGAATTGGGCAATGGCGATCGCTAATCCATTATCCCCACGAACACCTCGTCTACGTGCGCGAAACTGCGACAGAAACGATCTTGGTGTTGATTAATTTCGGCCATGAGCAGGCTTGTACGATCGATGTGGCAATTGCCCCAGAAGATTGGACCGTATTGCTATCGACCGTCCATCAAACTGGGGAATGCATGACCTTACCGGATGTGCTGCAAGCATTTGAAATTTCGATTCTGAAGCAGGCGTAA
- a CDS encoding DUF4380 domain-containing protein, whose product MNISPLELRRYAGWSNAVWVIGHGALQLVLVPEVGGRIMGIRWQDQDLTWVNPALAGQPLDISELEHPATDKVSLGFPLWGGDKTWLAPQDRWNNQLPFIDLDSGAYEFVVLEQSPAQITVQMISPICRETGIQITRTLHVGTIDQGWSVIHKIENCTDQSVEWGIWGNSMMRRPATVFLPIRADSSFPQGVKTFESEGEAIGARSQVVEPLDGFAAIRCEAPLKFKYGVDSDEGLILAVFPDQDNQYVAHLKQFLTFHPQPYGHGCVAEVFNAEAYDYLELEIHGPVQRLQPQESVELLEENRLINLSTMPTTATEVQQVLSQMHSMASRL is encoded by the coding sequence ATGAACATATCACCACTCGAACTACGTCGCTATGCGGGTTGGAGTAATGCTGTTTGGGTGATCGGTCATGGCGCACTGCAATTAGTGTTGGTGCCAGAGGTGGGCGGGCGAATTATGGGCATTCGCTGGCAAGATCAAGATCTGACTTGGGTCAATCCGGCACTCGCAGGTCAACCATTAGACATCAGCGAACTAGAGCATCCCGCTACAGATAAGGTGTCACTAGGTTTCCCACTCTGGGGTGGGGATAAAACATGGCTGGCTCCACAAGATCGCTGGAATAATCAACTGCCATTTATTGATTTAGATAGTGGGGCCTATGAGTTCGTTGTGCTAGAACAATCACCGGCCCAAATCACCGTGCAAATGATCAGTCCCATTTGCCGCGAAACCGGTATCCAGATCACACGGACGCTGCATGTCGGAACGATCGACCAGGGATGGAGCGTGATTCACAAAATCGAAAATTGCACTGATCAGTCAGTGGAATGGGGGATCTGGGGTAATAGTATGATGCGTCGTCCAGCGACGGTGTTTTTACCAATTCGGGCTGATTCCAGTTTTCCGCAAGGGGTGAAAACCTTTGAATCAGAAGGTGAGGCAATAGGGGCGCGATCGCAAGTCGTTGAGCCGCTCGATGGGTTTGCCGCTATTCGCTGTGAAGCACCCCTGAAATTCAAATATGGCGTTGATAGTGATGAGGGATTAATCCTGGCAGTTTTTCCCGATCAGGATAATCAGTACGTGGCGCATCTAAAGCAATTTCTGACGTTTCATCCGCAGCCCTATGGGCATGGCTGTGTCGCGGAGGTGTTTAATGCCGAAGCCTATGACTATCTAGAATTGGAAATCCACGGGCCAGTGCAACGGCTCCAACCACAGGAAAGTGTTGAATTGTTGGAGGAGAATCGCCTGATAAATTTATCGACAATGCCCACGACGGCGACAGAAGTGCAGCAAGTACTTAGCCAAATGCATTCAATGGCAAGCCGGTTATGA
- a CDS encoding amylo-alpha-1,6-glucosidase, translating into MTIQFGREICGDLAIAQSREWLVANGIGGYASGTVAGGLNRRYHGLLVGALQPPLGRTLLVSKLDAIVEYADRIYPLSTNHWSTGITEPHGYRHIEQFRLAGSVPVWTYALGDAQLSKRIWMQPKANTTYVQYQLQRASQPIYLSLKALVNYRDYHSQTQASDWQMQVTALKQGICVQAFPTATPIYLFSDRGQFQPQHDWYQGFDLLMERYRGLPDQDDHLYAADLTVELAPGESLLIAASTEAHPVLDGAVAWSDYQRSEQQLREHSLNLSSQHRQTEPEWIQQLVLAAAQFIVDRPLTHVPDGKTIIAGYPWFGDWGRDTMISLPGLTIAAGRPEIARTIIRTFARYLDQGMLPNLFPDAGETPEYNTVDAILWYFEAIRAYNAATGDDDLLQAIWPALNEVIDWHRRGTRYNIHLDTDGLIYAGETGAQLTWMDAKVGDWVVTPRIGKPIEISALWYNALRSMAQFAQQLGKPADDYQRLAAQTRLGFQRFWQAEQGYCYDVLDGPEGNDDALRPNQIFAVSLPFAVGRVALFNPTQQQSIVDICARSLLTSHGLRSLSPEHPQYVGQYGGNPLQRDGAYHQGTTWGWLIGPYVQAHWHVYGDAAYGKTVLQTLAQHLQAGCVGSLSEVFDGDPPFTPRGCFAQAWTVAEVLRVWRLLADR; encoded by the coding sequence ATGACGATTCAATTTGGCCGCGAAATCTGTGGCGATTTAGCGATCGCCCAAAGCCGGGAATGGCTGGTCGCAAATGGAATTGGTGGTTATGCCTCAGGGACAGTCGCGGGTGGCCTTAACCGGCGATATCACGGCTTATTGGTTGGGGCGTTACAGCCGCCCTTAGGCCGGACATTACTTGTGAGCAAACTCGATGCGATCGTGGAATATGCCGATCGCATCTACCCCCTATCGACCAATCATTGGTCAACGGGGATAACCGAACCTCACGGCTATCGACATATTGAGCAATTCCGCTTAGCAGGCAGCGTGCCGGTTTGGACCTATGCCCTGGGTGATGCACAGTTGTCAAAACGGATTTGGATGCAGCCAAAAGCCAATACGACCTATGTACAATATCAACTGCAACGGGCCAGCCAACCGATTTACTTATCGCTCAAGGCGTTGGTAAATTATCGGGATTACCATAGCCAGACCCAAGCCTCGGATTGGCAAATGCAAGTGACCGCGTTGAAGCAAGGCATCTGTGTCCAAGCATTTCCCACCGCCACGCCAATTTATTTATTCAGCGATCGCGGCCAATTTCAGCCGCAACATGACTGGTATCAGGGGTTTGATTTGCTGATGGAGCGTTATCGCGGTTTGCCGGACCAGGATGATCATCTCTATGCTGCGGATTTAACGGTCGAGCTAGCGCCGGGAGAGTCGCTGCTGATTGCCGCCAGTACCGAGGCTCATCCAGTGTTAGATGGTGCAGTGGCTTGGTCGGATTACCAGCGTAGCGAACAGCAACTGCGAGAGCATTCTCTAAATCTATCGTCACAACATCGTCAAACCGAACCGGAGTGGATTCAGCAGTTGGTTTTGGCAGCGGCACAGTTTATCGTCGATCGCCCCTTAACCCATGTCCCAGACGGTAAAACCATCATCGCAGGCTACCCTTGGTTTGGCGACTGGGGGCGCGACACGATGATTAGTTTGCCAGGATTGACGATCGCTGCCGGTCGCCCAGAAATTGCCCGCACAATCATTCGGACATTTGCCCGCTACCTTGATCAAGGGATGCTGCCGAATCTGTTTCCAGATGCGGGGGAAACACCAGAATATAACACCGTTGATGCAATTCTCTGGTACTTTGAGGCGATTCGGGCTTACAATGCCGCCACTGGCGATGATGACTTATTACAGGCGATTTGGCCTGCTTTAAATGAAGTGATTGACTGGCATCGCCGGGGCACCCGATACAACATTCATTTGGATACAGATGGCCTGATTTATGCCGGGGAGACTGGGGCACAGCTCACCTGGATGGATGCCAAAGTCGGCGATTGGGTCGTGACACCCCGCATTGGCAAGCCGATCGAGATTAGTGCCCTCTGGTATAACGCACTCCGGAGCATGGCCCAGTTTGCCCAACAGTTAGGCAAACCGGCAGATGATTACCAGCGATTAGCCGCCCAAACCCGCTTGGGATTCCAGCGATTTTGGCAGGCGGAGCAAGGCTACTGCTACGACGTATTAGATGGCCCAGAAGGTAATGATGATGCTCTCCGACCGAATCAGATTTTTGCGGTGTCGTTACCGTTTGCCGTTGGTCGCGTGGCATTATTCAATCCCACCCAACAGCAATCGATCGTTGATATTTGTGCTCGATCGCTGCTGACCTCCCACGGCTTACGATCGCTTAGCCCCGAGCATCCCCAATACGTTGGGCAGTATGGGGGCAATCCACTGCAACGTGATGGTGCCTATCATCAGGGCACAACTTGGGGCTGGCTGATTGGCCCCTACGTGCAAGCGCATTGGCACGTCTATGGTGATGCCGCCTACGGGAAAACGGTATTACAAACGCTGGCCCAACATTTACAGGCGGGTTGTGTGGGCAGTTTAAGTGAAGTTTTTGATGGCGATCCACCGTTCACACCACGGGGCTGTTTTGCCCAGGCTTGGACTGTGGCTGAGGTGTTGCGGGTTTGGCGGTTGTTAGCTGATCGTTAG
- a CDS encoding MGH1-like glycoside hydrolase domain-containing protein produces the protein MNLESQRLAAARDQQVPWKRWGPYLSERQWGTVREDYSAGGTAWDDFPHEQSRSRAYRWGEDGILGISDAQQQLCFAIALWNGKDPILKERIFGLTGNQGNHGEDVKEYYFYLDSTPTHSYMKGLYKYPQATFPYAWLKQENQQRGRAGMEFELLDTGVFDQQRYYDVQVEYAKATSDDILIRISVTNHGPETQTLQLLPTLWLRNTWAWGDSVQKPNLQSISHPSGLPVVQIKQADLGDRWLYCDGTAPLLFTDNETNFQQAFGSPAPAPNATPYVKDGINQYVVHQNNSAVNPHQTGTKVAAQYVLEVASGATRVVQLRLSDRPNLTTPFDSEFTQVFQQRMTEADEFYATLQPANVNADLANIQRQAFAGMLWSKQYYHYNVATWLQGDAHQPAPPAGRDQGRNRQWRHLEAAEIISMPDKWEYPWFAAWDLAFHALPLALVDAEFAKHQLDIMTREWYMHPNGQLPAYEWAFGDVNPPVHAWATWRVYQIEKKQRGKGDRQFLERVFQKLLLNFTWWVNRKDAGGNNVFEGGFLGLDNIGVFDRSAPLPTGGHIEQADGTSWMAMYSLNMLTIALELAQANPVYEDMATKFFEHFLYIADAMNHIGDDQAQLWDEGDGFFYDVLQFPNGDRQRLKVRSMVGLIPLFAVTTLEPELLRKLPQFQERLEWFIANRTELKRNVACMETRGVGARRMLALCYVTPDRWVEADKLRLILAKLLDETEFLSDYGIRALSRYHAEHPYIFEVNGQPHRVDYAPAESNSALFGGNSNWRGPIWFPVNYLLIESLQKFHHYLGDDFQVECPTGSGHMMHLGEVAAEISRRLMKIFMQDATAKRPLYGGIEAFQTDTHWQDLILFHEYFHGDNGAGIGANHQTGWTGLIAKLIQQSGESMS, from the coding sequence ATGAATTTAGAATCACAGCGATTAGCGGCAGCCCGCGATCAGCAAGTTCCCTGGAAACGGTGGGGGCCGTACCTGAGTGAACGCCAATGGGGGACGGTGCGTGAGGATTATAGTGCGGGGGGCACGGCTTGGGATGATTTTCCCCATGAGCAATCGCGATCGCGGGCCTATCGTTGGGGCGAAGATGGCATTCTCGGGATTTCCGATGCTCAGCAGCAACTCTGTTTTGCGATCGCCCTATGGAACGGCAAAGATCCAATTCTGAAAGAACGAATATTTGGCCTCACTGGCAATCAAGGCAATCACGGCGAAGATGTCAAAGAGTATTATTTCTACCTCGACAGTACGCCGACCCATTCCTACATGAAGGGACTGTACAAATACCCCCAAGCTACTTTTCCCTACGCCTGGCTCAAACAGGAAAATCAACAGCGTGGACGAGCCGGGATGGAGTTCGAGTTGCTCGACACTGGCGTCTTTGATCAGCAGCGTTACTATGATGTCCAGGTCGAATATGCAAAGGCCACCAGCGATGATATTTTAATTCGCATTAGCGTTACTAATCACGGGCCGGAAACCCAAACATTACAGCTCTTACCAACGCTCTGGTTGCGGAATACTTGGGCTTGGGGCGATTCGGTACAGAAGCCGAATCTTCAGTCAATTAGTCATCCATCCGGTTTGCCAGTGGTGCAAATCAAGCAAGCTGACTTGGGCGATCGCTGGCTTTACTGTGATGGGACGGCACCGCTACTTTTTACAGATAACGAAACCAATTTCCAGCAGGCATTCGGTAGCCCAGCCCCAGCCCCAAATGCGACACCCTATGTCAAAGATGGAATTAACCAATACGTGGTCCATCAGAACAATAGCGCAGTCAATCCGCATCAAACGGGTACGAAAGTCGCCGCACAGTATGTTTTAGAAGTTGCATCCGGGGCAACCCGAGTTGTGCAACTCCGGCTTAGCGATCGACCAAATCTTACAACCCCATTTGATTCAGAATTCACCCAGGTCTTTCAGCAACGCATGACTGAAGCCGATGAATTTTATGCCACGCTCCAACCAGCGAATGTGAATGCTGATCTGGCAAATATTCAGCGGCAAGCCTTTGCTGGCATGCTCTGGAGCAAGCAATATTATCACTACAATGTGGCAACCTGGCTCCAAGGCGATGCCCATCAGCCAGCGCCACCGGCGGGCCGCGATCAAGGTCGCAATCGCCAATGGCGTCACTTAGAAGCGGCGGAGATTATCTCGATGCCGGACAAGTGGGAATATCCTTGGTTTGCCGCCTGGGATTTGGCATTTCATGCGTTGCCGCTAGCGTTGGTGGATGCGGAGTTTGCCAAGCATCAGCTCGATATCATGACGCGGGAATGGTATATGCATCCCAACGGTCAGCTCCCGGCCTATGAATGGGCTTTTGGTGATGTCAATCCACCCGTGCATGCCTGGGCCACCTGGCGGGTGTATCAAATTGAGAAAAAGCAGCGGGGTAAGGGCGATCGGCAATTCCTAGAGCGCGTATTCCAAAAGCTCCTACTCAACTTTACTTGGTGGGTAAATCGCAAAGATGCCGGTGGCAACAATGTGTTTGAAGGCGGGTTTCTGGGGTTAGACAATATTGGGGTGTTCGATCGCAGTGCGCCATTACCCACCGGGGGACATATCGAGCAAGCCGATGGCACCAGCTGGATGGCGATGTATAGCCTGAATATGCTGACGATCGCCCTGGAGTTAGCTCAAGCGAACCCCGTCTACGAAGATATGGCGACAAAGTTCTTTGAGCATTTTCTCTATATCGCCGATGCAATGAATCATATTGGCGATGATCAAGCCCAACTGTGGGATGAGGGCGATGGATTCTTCTACGATGTGTTGCAATTCCCGAATGGCGATCGACAACGGCTGAAGGTGCGATCGATGGTGGGCTTAATTCCACTGTTTGCCGTCACAACATTAGAGCCAGAATTACTGCGCAAATTGCCACAGTTTCAGGAACGGTTAGAGTGGTTTATTGCGAATCGCACTGAGCTAAAACGCAATGTTGCCTGTATGGAAACGCGGGGCGTCGGCGCGCGGCGGATGCTGGCACTGTGCTATGTCACGCCCGATCGATGGGTGGAAGCCGATAAGCTGCGATTGATTTTAGCAAAGCTGCTGGACGAAACTGAATTTCTTAGTGACTATGGCATCCGTGCCCTATCGCGCTACCACGCGGAGCATCCTTATATTTTCGAGGTGAATGGTCAGCCGCATCGAGTTGACTACGCTCCCGCCGAATCCAATAGTGCCCTCTTTGGTGGCAACTCTAATTGGCGGGGACCGATTTGGTTCCCTGTGAATTATCTGCTGATCGAATCACTGCAAAAGTTTCATCATTACTTGGGCGATGACTTCCAAGTGGAATGTCCCACGGGGTCTGGCCACATGATGCATCTCGGGGAAGTGGCAGCGGAGATTTCGCGGCGGCTGATGAAAATCTTTATGCAAGATGCCACGGCAAAGCGACCGCTATACGGGGGGATTGAGGCATTTCAAACCGATACCCATTGGCAAGACTTGATTCTGTTTCACGAATATTTCCACGGTGATAACGGTGCGGGCATTGGGGCCAATCACCAAACGGGCTGGACGGGACTCATCGCGAAGTTAATTCAGCAAAGCGGCGAATCGATGTCCTAA